GTTCGACTCAGACACCCGCGGTGGCGCGGCACTGTCCGTGAAACAAGTCACTGGCGCACCGATTAAATTTATTGGCGTCGGTGAAAAATCAGATGCACTAGAGGAGTTTCATCCTGAACGCATCGCTGGCCGCATCTTGGGGATGGGTGATGTCGTCTCACTCGTCGAAAAGGCCCAGGATAATGTTGATGAGGAAGAAGCCGAAGCGCTCGCCGCCAAGATGGCGAAGGGCCGCTTAACAATGGATGATTTCCTGAAGCAGATCCGCAGCATTAGGCGGATGGGGCCAATGAAACAACTTCTTGGCATGCTGCCAGGCGTGGGCTCGGCGTTAAAGAATATCCAGGTTGATGATGATCAATTAGATCGCATTGAGGGCATCGTCCATTCCATGACGAAGCCAGAGCGAGAAGATATCAAGACTCTTAACAAGTCTCGAATCAAGAGAATCAGCCGAGGCTCCGGCACGAGTATTGGCGAGGTCAACAAACTCACCAAGCAATTCGACATGATTCAAAATATGACCAAACAGATGTCTGGAATGGGCGCAGGCGCTAGAGCGCAAGCCATGAAAGATCTCAGTCAGTCAGATGCGGGCATGATGCCCGGCCTTCAGGGCCTTCCCGGAATGGGTGGTCGTGCGTCCACAAAGACGTCAAGCCGCAAGCGTGGTTTTAAACAACGCAAGAAAAAACGGTAGTCACACCTTCTTGCCACGATCGCGTGGATGCTCCAGTGGCAGTGGATCGGTAAGATCCCCTCTTGCCCAAGCCCGCACTCTTGGCAGAAAGACGTCAGCAATAATGATCTTGAGGCAGGCCGCCACTGGAATCGCCAAAAGCATTCCATAAACACCTAATACTGATCCACCTGCTAATACCGCCACAAAGATTGTGACTGGATCAAGCTTGGTTGCTCGGCTACCTAACCATGGTGTGAGAATCCATGCTTCAAGTGTGGCAACAATACACCAGACCACACTTGGCCAGAGCACGATTTGCCACCACTGCATTCGCTGCGCTTCATCCAGACCCACTTGATCTACAAAGAGTAGAGCGATCGCAATTGGTAAGCCAACAACCCCAAGATAAGGAACAACCCAAATGAGACCAATTGCGAGTCCGAGCACGATGGCGTACGGCACACCGCACATCATCCAACCAATCGCCAGCAAAATACCAATGATCAGGGCGATGATCAGGCGAATACGCACAAAGCTGGCAACAGCAAGATCCATCTTGTGAACAAGATCCATGGTGTGATCTCGTCGACTAATCGGAATAAGCTCCGTAAAGAATCGCGTCACGCTTGGATACCACATACTGAAGAAAAAGAAGTAAAAAGGAATCAACACCAACAGAAACCCGATCCAGATAACAATTCGAAGCACGCTCCCAAGTGCCTCGCCGGTTGTTTGAACCCAGGTCACCCAAGCCCATGGCCCCTGGTTCTCAACCTGAGTCGTCACATTGTTTGAAATGGAGGCGTCTCGAATATGAAGATCAATCAAGGCATTAAGTTGCTGGCGGTCCATCTCCTGAACACTGGTGCTATCAGTCAGCCCAGTGGCCGTTGTAGCTTGCTTGGTAGCTTCTGTTTTCTTGCGATCTTGATCCGAGTT
This genomic interval from Phycisphaerales bacterium contains the following:
- a CDS encoding AI-2E family transporter; translated protein: MTDLPTPPGADPEQPQSEVGIGSNDAENAPLLEPVAMLHLWQIQPIRDLLWLALIIIAIWVGYEMRSVTVPLLVALLLAYLFEPLIRWAARTAWIPLNRIAAITVLLVISIIIFLVAMFLVIPLLLGQTLSFISAIESGTIHDRLSRLVQEYAPEGLEPEFQDVVDYLPTKRDPDKRGLVDDKGNQESSTATQTSSLASQSSDNSDQDRKKTEATKQATTATGLTDSTSVQEMDRQQLNALIDLHIRDASISNNVTTQVENQGPWAWVTWVQTTGEALGSVLRIVIWIGFLLVLIPFYFFFFSMWYPSVTRFFTELIPISRRDHTMDLVHKMDLAVASFVRIRLIIALIIGILLAIGWMMCGVPYAIVLGLAIGLIWVVPYLGVVGLPIAIALLFVDQVGLDEAQRMQWWQIVLWPSVVWCIVATLEAWILTPWLGSRATKLDPVTIFVAVLAGGSVLGVYGMLLAIPVAACLKIIIADVFLPRVRAWARGDLTDPLPLEHPRDRGKKV